The Linepithema humile isolate Giens D197 chromosome 2, Lhum_UNIL_v1.0, whole genome shotgun sequence genome has a segment encoding these proteins:
- the pbl gene encoding rhoGEF domain-containing protein gxcJ isoform X6 — protein MEEQSVHGSIGDINSAEAAKTLIIPRKKRICLVGTVCDDPALNVAAQQFKVSVLKSETGTEYIEDTTYNTYFILKQFEGSEYDTLCKSAHRVLGPTALLQLAEKKESLPSIKRPMYTQAMVGTVVVFSGFRAREDELRKLANMILNMGGSIRKEMGIKVTHLIANHCSGEKYRYADTFGLPIMSVEWVIALWNAKDDVSSYANSEELITTYKLKPFYGAKVCFSGFPEEEKKHMCEILEQQGGEATEIDDPYCTHVVVDVPGSLYGKFNTKLSDFKNSSKQSPLSLMYFKPVSSSFCNPNLNAISDRTRVTCDDSNISRIDRTNSVKTQDSYYSSKNMSCISQTFDTEHNTWSDLISNNVSKDSAVSMNDNSTDLQNSIIKSGSIFHPFAEQNDSGVDIIRSSNLSNTFLSDKCSIPITSTLISKKNMKSNYSESSLFNNECEIASILSVQSDDVKSSHEKNYVYNVCASPKSNNALSLKYRKNIHYIQNNTSMTKITPKRYVKWRKTYSCTSVHKMAKLEKYKFMKTRSYPSILRHCEEQYSDTFLYNILDERNKNLSKSHTSIFSKISQFSFCPVFSENEHDTSINSCYSPPEKTLFKKKYTSLSKSFPTTPTKISNTKHSLRTTFTPNGKQCNVSSTSHDMRNDCTDLKTQEDKPLLVVVDESNVNVLPNLVSVSAFIVKTGWFWTSVQNEAAADEKEYLFEHYLEAVLSPTASGRRDSQQIVLQNVTLPKHPCWLGGPLSNLLQNGADSPASVSGSFLDCTASPDKQLLDDIPEVEAVATESVRENLSQRHQVFLELVETEANYVGILNTIMTLFKLPLENLIGKSGKELLNSTEVKIIFGNFPPIYDVHRQLLEALRYSAAHWTEDISIGNIFLKFEPDLVKAYPPYVNFFENTKQMLEECDQNKPRFHAFLKNCQTIPECGRQSLKELLIKPVQRLPSISLLLNDILKHTDENNPDYGALAASICCIKKVMTYINEDKRKTERQLAMFDIFNEIDNCPPHLVSSHRSFISKCDVMEVTEGLSGRGDHLVLFLFTDTLEICKKRSKAFNSLKSPNTINGLQSSKLSQGKPYKHIKMLSLSTIRKVVDIRETDECHKVFALVVRGAQELKEKLFSFVITDEEVNKTNYLQTLCRQMALAVRVADADTLLIRYDSHQLEVGTSDVASGTLKKTIKSLFHNFYLEYMDPYVFLLNSMCETTLHVPLPFASRTRARVGRAFSFNKTPSKLNRAMSTIMSPFGTAHNLAPTNQQIAQMRLGSCNNISELDNGGSSSPNRDDVLVAPMSDQPTRKALSMASLRRICSAGVIQRKPEL, from the exons ATGGAAGAGCAAAGCGTTCACGGCAGTATCGGCGATATAAATAGTGCGGAGGCGGCCAAAA CCTTAATAATACCACGCAAAAAGAGGATATGCTTAGTTGGCACAGTCTGCGATGATCCTGCACTTAATGTTGCTGCTCAGCAATTTAAAGTATCTGTACTTAAGTCTGAGACTGGCACAGAGTATATTGAAGATACTACCTACAATACGTACTTCATACTCAAACAATTTGAAGGATCCGAGTATGACACTTTATGCAAGAGTGCTCATAG aGTACTGGGACCTACAGCTTTGCTACAACTGGCAGAGAAGAAAGAATCTCTGCCTAGCATTAAAAGACCAATGTATACACAAGCTATGGTAGGCACAGTAGTGGTTTTTAGTGGTTTTCGAGCTAGGGAGGATGAACTG CGCAAGTTAGCTAACATGATTCTAAATATGGGAGGTAGCATCCGAAAAGAAATGGGTATTAAAGTGACGCATCTAATTGCAAATCATTGCAGTGGAGAGAAGTATAGATACGCTGACACATTTGGATTACCCATTATGTCAGTGGAGTGGGTGATAGCATTGTGGAATGCCAAAGATGATGTTTCCAGTTATGCAAACAGTGAAGAATTA ATAACTACTTATAAGCTAAAACCATTTTACGGAGCAAAAGTATGTTTTTCTGGCTTTcccgaagaagagaaaaaacataTGTGTGAGATCTTGGAGCAACAAGGTGGTGAAGCTACTGAAATCGATGATCCATATTGTACTCATGTG GTGGTAGATGTGCCTGGCTCTTTGTACGGAAAATTCAACACAAAATTATCTGATTTTAAAAACTCGTCCAAACAAAGTCCACTTTCCTTAATGTACTTTAAACCAGTTTCCTCTTCTTTTTGTAATCCTAATTTAAACGCGATTTCTGATAGAACAAGAGTCACTTGTGATGACAGTAACATATCAAGAATTGATAGAACAAATTCTGTAAAAACTCAAGACAGCTATTATTCGTCAAAAAATATGTCGTGTATTTCACAAACATTCGATACAGAACATAATACATGGAGTGATCTGATTTCTAATAACGTCAGCAAAGATTCTGCTGTCAGTATGAATGATAATTCTACAGATCtgcaaaattcaattattaaatctgGCAGTATATTTCATCCCTTCGCAGAGCAAAATGATTCCGGTGTAGACATAATCAGATCGTCTAATTTATCTAACACATTTTTGTCGGACAAATGCTCAATTCCAATAACATCGACATTGATAAGCAAAAAGAACatgaaatcaaattattccgaaagttctttatttaataacgaaTGTGAAATTGCGTCAATCCTTTCAGTACAATCAGATGATGTAAAGTCGtctcatgaaaaaaattatgtatacaaCGTTTGTGCATCACCAAAAAGTAATAATGCGCTATCTTTGAAATATCGTAAGAATATTCATTACATACAGAATAATACGTCAATGACTAAGATAACTCCAAAGCGATATGTAAAGTGGAGGAAAACTTATTCTTGCACATCTGTCCACAAAATGGCGAAGCttgaaaagtataaatttatgaagacACGTTCCTACCCAAGCATTCTGAGACATTGTGAAGAGCAATACAGCGATACAttcttatacaatatattggatgaaagaaataagaatttgtCTAAATCACACACatctattttttcaaaaattagcCAGTTTTCTTTCTGTCCAGTATTTTCTGAAAATGAGCACGACACTTCCATCAATTCATGCTATTCTCCTCCCGAGAAGACTCtcttcaagaaaaaatacacatcCTTATCCAAATCTTTTCCTACAACGCCTACAAAGATTTCAAATACTAAACACAGTTTAAGAACAACTTTTACACCTAATGGGAAACAATGCAATGTATCATCCACATCACATGACATGAGAAATGATTGCACAGACTTGAAGACACAGGAGGATAAACCATTACTTGTG GTTGTAGATGAATCCAATGTAAACGTATTACCTAATTTGGTCTCAGTATCGGCTTTCATAGTAAAGACCGGATGGTTTTGGACATCTGTACAGAATGAAGCAGCAGCTGATGAGAAAGAATATCTGTTTGAACAT TATCTAGAAGCGGTTCTGTCTCCTACTGCATCTGGTAGAAGAGACAGTCAACAGATTGTACTTCAAAATGTAACGTTGCCCAAACATCCCTGTTGGTTGGGCGGTCCATTGtctaatttattgcaaaatggaGCGGACTCGCCAGCCAGTGTCAGTGGAAGCTTCCTAGATTGCACAGCAAGTCCAGATAAACAATTACTAGATG ATATTCCAGAGGTAGAAGCTGTTGCTACAGAAAGTGTTAGAGAAAATTTGTCGCAACGGCATCAAGTATTTCTCGAGTTAGTAGAGACAGAAGCGAATTATGTCGGCATTCTCAACACAATTATGACG ctATTTAAACTACCATTGGAAAACCTTATAGGAAAGAGTGGGAAAGAATTGTTAAACAGTAcagaagtaaaaattatatttggtAACTTTCCACCTATCTATGACGTTCATAGACAGTTGTTAGAAGCCCTGCGTTATAGCGCCGCTCACTGGACAGAAGATATTAGTATCGGCAACATATTTCTGAAATTCGAACCAGATTTGGTTAAAGCATATCCCCCATACGTTAACTTTTTCGAAAACACAAAACAGATGTTGGAGGAGTGTGATCAAAATAAACCACGATTTCACGCCTTTTTGAAGAATTGTCAGACGATACCAGAATGCGGTAGACAAAGTTTAAAAGAACTGTTGATTAAACCAGTACAAAGGTTACCCAgtattagtttattattaaatg ATATTCTTAAACATACCGACGAAAATAATCCAGACTATGGCGCGCTGGCAGCTTCTATTTGCTGTATTAAGAAAGTTATGACGTACATAAATGAAGACAAAAGGAAAACGGAACGCCAGTTAGCAATGTTCGATATCTTCAATGAAATTGATAATTGCCCACCGCATTTAGTTTCTTCGCATAGGTCGTTTATTAGCAAATGTGACGTAATGGAAGTTACGGAGGGTCTTAGTGGACGGGGTGATCATTTAGTGTTGTTTCTATTCACCGATACTCTTGAAATATGCAAGAAAAGATCGAAAGCTTTTAACTCGTTGAAGAGCCCTAACACGATAAATGGTTTGCAATCGAGTAAACTAAGTCAAGGAAAGCCATATAAACATATCAAAATGTTGTCGCTTAGTACTATACGAAAAGTCGTGGACATACGAGAAACTGAcg AATGTCACAAAGTGTTTGCACTCGTAGTACGAGGCGCTCAAGAActgaaagaaaagttattttcGTTTGTAATTACGGATGAAGAAgtaaacaaaacaaattactTGCAGACCTTGTGTAGACAAATGGCTCTTGCCGTTCGTGTAGCCGATGCT GACACATTACTCATTCGATATGATTCTCATCAGCTTGAAGTTGGTACCAGCGATGTAGCATCAGGAAcattaaagaaaacaattaa GAGcctatttcataatttttacctGGAGTATATGGACCCGTATGTGTTCCTACTCAATAGCATGTGTGAAACCACGTTACATGTCCCACTACC GTTTGCATCTCGTACAAGAGCGAGAGTTGGCCGAGCGTtcagttttaataaaacaccAAGTAAATTAAACAGAGCGATGTCTACAATTATGTCGCCATTTGGAACAGCGCATAATCTTGCTCCAACAAACCAACAAATAGCTCAAATGCGGCTAGGTAGCTGCAACAATATCAGT GAGCTGGATAATGGTGGTTCAAGTTCTCCAAATAGAGATGATGTTCTAGTAGCACCGATGTCGGATCAACCGACGCGAAAGGCCCTCAGTATGGCTTCGCTGCGAAG AATTTGTTCAGCGGGAGTTATACAGAGGAAGCCTGagttataa
- the pbl gene encoding protein ECT2 isoform X9 — protein sequence MEEQSVHGSIGDINSAEAAKTLIIPRKKRICLVGTVCDDPALNVAAQQFKVSVLKSETGTEYIEDTTYNTYFILKQFEGSEYDTLCKSAHRVLGPTALLQLAEKKESLPSIKRPMYTQAMVGTVVVFSGFRAREDELRKLANMILNMGGSIRKEMGIKVTHLIANHCSGEKYRYADTFGLPIMSVEWVIALWNAKDDVSSYANSEELITTYKLKPFYGAKVCFSGFPEEEKKHMCEILEQQGGEATEIDDPYCTHVVVDESNVNVLPNLVSVSAFIVKTGWFWTSVQNEAAADEKEYLFEHYLEAVLSPTASGRRDSQQIVLQNVTLPKHPCWLGGPLSNLLQNGADSPASVSGSFLDCTASPDKQLLDDIPEVEAVATESVRENLSQRHQVFLELVETEANYVGILNTIMTLFKLPLENLIGKSGKELLNSTEVKIIFGNFPPIYDVHRQLLEALRYSAAHWTEDISIGNIFLKFEPDLVKAYPPYVNFFENTKQMLEECDQNKPRFHAFLKNCQTIPECGRQSLKELLIKPVQRLPSISLLLNDILKHTDENNPDYGALAASICCIKKVMTYINEDKRKTERQLAMFDIFNEIDNCPPHLVSSHRSFISKCDVMEVTEGLSGRGDHLVLFLFTDTLEICKKRSKAFNSLKSPNTINGLQSSKLSQGKPYKHIKMLSLSTIRKVVDIRETDECHKVFALVVRGAQELKEKLFSFVITDEEVNKTNYLQTLCRQMALAVRVADADTLLIRYDSHQLEVGTSDVASGTLKKTIKSLFHNFYLEYMDPYVFLLNSMCETTLHVPLPFASRTRARVGRAFSFNKTPSKLNRAMSTIMSPFGTAHNLAPTNQQIAQMRLGSCNNISELDNGGSSSPNRDDVLVAPMSDQPTRKALSMASLRRL from the exons ATGGAAGAGCAAAGCGTTCACGGCAGTATCGGCGATATAAATAGTGCGGAGGCGGCCAAAA CCTTAATAATACCACGCAAAAAGAGGATATGCTTAGTTGGCACAGTCTGCGATGATCCTGCACTTAATGTTGCTGCTCAGCAATTTAAAGTATCTGTACTTAAGTCTGAGACTGGCACAGAGTATATTGAAGATACTACCTACAATACGTACTTCATACTCAAACAATTTGAAGGATCCGAGTATGACACTTTATGCAAGAGTGCTCATAG aGTACTGGGACCTACAGCTTTGCTACAACTGGCAGAGAAGAAAGAATCTCTGCCTAGCATTAAAAGACCAATGTATACACAAGCTATGGTAGGCACAGTAGTGGTTTTTAGTGGTTTTCGAGCTAGGGAGGATGAACTG CGCAAGTTAGCTAACATGATTCTAAATATGGGAGGTAGCATCCGAAAAGAAATGGGTATTAAAGTGACGCATCTAATTGCAAATCATTGCAGTGGAGAGAAGTATAGATACGCTGACACATTTGGATTACCCATTATGTCAGTGGAGTGGGTGATAGCATTGTGGAATGCCAAAGATGATGTTTCCAGTTATGCAAACAGTGAAGAATTA ATAACTACTTATAAGCTAAAACCATTTTACGGAGCAAAAGTATGTTTTTCTGGCTTTcccgaagaagagaaaaaacataTGTGTGAGATCTTGGAGCAACAAGGTGGTGAAGCTACTGAAATCGATGATCCATATTGTACTCATGTG GTTGTAGATGAATCCAATGTAAACGTATTACCTAATTTGGTCTCAGTATCGGCTTTCATAGTAAAGACCGGATGGTTTTGGACATCTGTACAGAATGAAGCAGCAGCTGATGAGAAAGAATATCTGTTTGAACAT TATCTAGAAGCGGTTCTGTCTCCTACTGCATCTGGTAGAAGAGACAGTCAACAGATTGTACTTCAAAATGTAACGTTGCCCAAACATCCCTGTTGGTTGGGCGGTCCATTGtctaatttattgcaaaatggaGCGGACTCGCCAGCCAGTGTCAGTGGAAGCTTCCTAGATTGCACAGCAAGTCCAGATAAACAATTACTAGATG ATATTCCAGAGGTAGAAGCTGTTGCTACAGAAAGTGTTAGAGAAAATTTGTCGCAACGGCATCAAGTATTTCTCGAGTTAGTAGAGACAGAAGCGAATTATGTCGGCATTCTCAACACAATTATGACG ctATTTAAACTACCATTGGAAAACCTTATAGGAAAGAGTGGGAAAGAATTGTTAAACAGTAcagaagtaaaaattatatttggtAACTTTCCACCTATCTATGACGTTCATAGACAGTTGTTAGAAGCCCTGCGTTATAGCGCCGCTCACTGGACAGAAGATATTAGTATCGGCAACATATTTCTGAAATTCGAACCAGATTTGGTTAAAGCATATCCCCCATACGTTAACTTTTTCGAAAACACAAAACAGATGTTGGAGGAGTGTGATCAAAATAAACCACGATTTCACGCCTTTTTGAAGAATTGTCAGACGATACCAGAATGCGGTAGACAAAGTTTAAAAGAACTGTTGATTAAACCAGTACAAAGGTTACCCAgtattagtttattattaaatg ATATTCTTAAACATACCGACGAAAATAATCCAGACTATGGCGCGCTGGCAGCTTCTATTTGCTGTATTAAGAAAGTTATGACGTACATAAATGAAGACAAAAGGAAAACGGAACGCCAGTTAGCAATGTTCGATATCTTCAATGAAATTGATAATTGCCCACCGCATTTAGTTTCTTCGCATAGGTCGTTTATTAGCAAATGTGACGTAATGGAAGTTACGGAGGGTCTTAGTGGACGGGGTGATCATTTAGTGTTGTTTCTATTCACCGATACTCTTGAAATATGCAAGAAAAGATCGAAAGCTTTTAACTCGTTGAAGAGCCCTAACACGATAAATGGTTTGCAATCGAGTAAACTAAGTCAAGGAAAGCCATATAAACATATCAAAATGTTGTCGCTTAGTACTATACGAAAAGTCGTGGACATACGAGAAACTGAcg AATGTCACAAAGTGTTTGCACTCGTAGTACGAGGCGCTCAAGAActgaaagaaaagttattttcGTTTGTAATTACGGATGAAGAAgtaaacaaaacaaattactTGCAGACCTTGTGTAGACAAATGGCTCTTGCCGTTCGTGTAGCCGATGCT GACACATTACTCATTCGATATGATTCTCATCAGCTTGAAGTTGGTACCAGCGATGTAGCATCAGGAAcattaaagaaaacaattaa GAGcctatttcataatttttacctGGAGTATATGGACCCGTATGTGTTCCTACTCAATAGCATGTGTGAAACCACGTTACATGTCCCACTACC GTTTGCATCTCGTACAAGAGCGAGAGTTGGCCGAGCGTtcagttttaataaaacaccAAGTAAATTAAACAGAGCGATGTCTACAATTATGTCGCCATTTGGAACAGCGCATAATCTTGCTCCAACAAACCAACAAATAGCTCAAATGCGGCTAGGTAGCTGCAACAATATCAGT GAGCTGGATAATGGTGGTTCAAGTTCTCCAAATAGAGATGATGTTCTAGTAGCACCGATGTCGGATCAACCGACGCGAAAGGCCCTCAGTATGGCTTCGCTGCGAAGGTTATAA
- the pbl gene encoding protein ECT2 isoform X8: protein MEEQSVHGSIGDINSAEAAKISMSGFYVPEKMKNEDVRVNRKKVNKKTFYPPALIIPRKKRICLVGTVCDDPALNVAAQQFKVSVLKSETGTEYIEDTTYNTYFILKQFEGSEYDTLCKSAHRVLGPTALLQLAEKKESLPSIKRPMYTQAMVGTVVVFSGFRAREDELRKLANMILNMGGSIRKEMGIKVTHLIANHCSGEKYRYADTFGLPIMSVEWVIALWNAKDDVSSYANSEELITTYKLKPFYGAKVCFSGFPEEEKKHMCEILEQQGGEATEIDDPYCTHVVVDESNVNVLPNLVSVSAFIVKTGWFWTSVQNEAAADEKEYLFEHYLEAVLSPTASGRRDSQQIVLQNVTLPKHPCWLGGPLSNLLQNGADSPASVSGSFLDCTASPDKQLLDDIPEVEAVATESVRENLSQRHQVFLELVETEANYVGILNTIMTLFKLPLENLIGKSGKELLNSTEVKIIFGNFPPIYDVHRQLLEALRYSAAHWTEDISIGNIFLKFEPDLVKAYPPYVNFFENTKQMLEECDQNKPRFHAFLKNCQTIPECGRQSLKELLIKPVQRLPSISLLLNDILKHTDENNPDYGALAASICCIKKVMTYINEDKRKTERQLAMFDIFNEIDNCPPHLVSSHRSFISKCDVMEVTEGLSGRGDHLVLFLFTDTLEICKKRSKAFNSLKSPNTINGLQSSKLSQGKPYKHIKMLSLSTIRKVVDIRETDECHKVFALVVRGAQELKEKLFSFVITDEEVNKTNYLQTLCRQMALAVRVADADTLLIRYDSHQLEVGTSDVASGTLKKTIKSLFHNFYLEYMDPYVFLLNSMCETTLHVPLPFASRTRARVGRAFSFNKTPSKLNRAMSTIMSPFGTAHNLAPTNQQIAQMRLGSCNNISELDNGGSSSPNRDDVLVAPMSDQPTRKALSMASLRRICSAGVIQRKPEL, encoded by the exons ATGGAAGAGCAAAGCGTTCACGGCAGTATCGGCGATATAAATAGTGCGGAGGCGGCCAAAA tatctATGTCTGGCTTTTATGTACCAGAGAAAATGAAGAATGAAGATGTTAgagtaaatagaaaaaaagttaataaaaagacTTTTTATCCACCAGCCTTAATAATACCACGCAAAAAGAGGATATGCTTAGTTGGCACAGTCTGCGATGATCCTGCACTTAATGTTGCTGCTCAGCAATTTAAAGTATCTGTACTTAAGTCTGAGACTGGCACAGAGTATATTGAAGATACTACCTACAATACGTACTTCATACTCAAACAATTTGAAGGATCCGAGTATGACACTTTATGCAAGAGTGCTCATAG aGTACTGGGACCTACAGCTTTGCTACAACTGGCAGAGAAGAAAGAATCTCTGCCTAGCATTAAAAGACCAATGTATACACAAGCTATGGTAGGCACAGTAGTGGTTTTTAGTGGTTTTCGAGCTAGGGAGGATGAACTG CGCAAGTTAGCTAACATGATTCTAAATATGGGAGGTAGCATCCGAAAAGAAATGGGTATTAAAGTGACGCATCTAATTGCAAATCATTGCAGTGGAGAGAAGTATAGATACGCTGACACATTTGGATTACCCATTATGTCAGTGGAGTGGGTGATAGCATTGTGGAATGCCAAAGATGATGTTTCCAGTTATGCAAACAGTGAAGAATTA ATAACTACTTATAAGCTAAAACCATTTTACGGAGCAAAAGTATGTTTTTCTGGCTTTcccgaagaagagaaaaaacataTGTGTGAGATCTTGGAGCAACAAGGTGGTGAAGCTACTGAAATCGATGATCCATATTGTACTCATGTG GTTGTAGATGAATCCAATGTAAACGTATTACCTAATTTGGTCTCAGTATCGGCTTTCATAGTAAAGACCGGATGGTTTTGGACATCTGTACAGAATGAAGCAGCAGCTGATGAGAAAGAATATCTGTTTGAACAT TATCTAGAAGCGGTTCTGTCTCCTACTGCATCTGGTAGAAGAGACAGTCAACAGATTGTACTTCAAAATGTAACGTTGCCCAAACATCCCTGTTGGTTGGGCGGTCCATTGtctaatttattgcaaaatggaGCGGACTCGCCAGCCAGTGTCAGTGGAAGCTTCCTAGATTGCACAGCAAGTCCAGATAAACAATTACTAGATG ATATTCCAGAGGTAGAAGCTGTTGCTACAGAAAGTGTTAGAGAAAATTTGTCGCAACGGCATCAAGTATTTCTCGAGTTAGTAGAGACAGAAGCGAATTATGTCGGCATTCTCAACACAATTATGACG ctATTTAAACTACCATTGGAAAACCTTATAGGAAAGAGTGGGAAAGAATTGTTAAACAGTAcagaagtaaaaattatatttggtAACTTTCCACCTATCTATGACGTTCATAGACAGTTGTTAGAAGCCCTGCGTTATAGCGCCGCTCACTGGACAGAAGATATTAGTATCGGCAACATATTTCTGAAATTCGAACCAGATTTGGTTAAAGCATATCCCCCATACGTTAACTTTTTCGAAAACACAAAACAGATGTTGGAGGAGTGTGATCAAAATAAACCACGATTTCACGCCTTTTTGAAGAATTGTCAGACGATACCAGAATGCGGTAGACAAAGTTTAAAAGAACTGTTGATTAAACCAGTACAAAGGTTACCCAgtattagtttattattaaatg ATATTCTTAAACATACCGACGAAAATAATCCAGACTATGGCGCGCTGGCAGCTTCTATTTGCTGTATTAAGAAAGTTATGACGTACATAAATGAAGACAAAAGGAAAACGGAACGCCAGTTAGCAATGTTCGATATCTTCAATGAAATTGATAATTGCCCACCGCATTTAGTTTCTTCGCATAGGTCGTTTATTAGCAAATGTGACGTAATGGAAGTTACGGAGGGTCTTAGTGGACGGGGTGATCATTTAGTGTTGTTTCTATTCACCGATACTCTTGAAATATGCAAGAAAAGATCGAAAGCTTTTAACTCGTTGAAGAGCCCTAACACGATAAATGGTTTGCAATCGAGTAAACTAAGTCAAGGAAAGCCATATAAACATATCAAAATGTTGTCGCTTAGTACTATACGAAAAGTCGTGGACATACGAGAAACTGAcg AATGTCACAAAGTGTTTGCACTCGTAGTACGAGGCGCTCAAGAActgaaagaaaagttattttcGTTTGTAATTACGGATGAAGAAgtaaacaaaacaaattactTGCAGACCTTGTGTAGACAAATGGCTCTTGCCGTTCGTGTAGCCGATGCT GACACATTACTCATTCGATATGATTCTCATCAGCTTGAAGTTGGTACCAGCGATGTAGCATCAGGAAcattaaagaaaacaattaa GAGcctatttcataatttttacctGGAGTATATGGACCCGTATGTGTTCCTACTCAATAGCATGTGTGAAACCACGTTACATGTCCCACTACC GTTTGCATCTCGTACAAGAGCGAGAGTTGGCCGAGCGTtcagttttaataaaacaccAAGTAAATTAAACAGAGCGATGTCTACAATTATGTCGCCATTTGGAACAGCGCATAATCTTGCTCCAACAAACCAACAAATAGCTCAAATGCGGCTAGGTAGCTGCAACAATATCAGT GAGCTGGATAATGGTGGTTCAAGTTCTCCAAATAGAGATGATGTTCTAGTAGCACCGATGTCGGATCAACCGACGCGAAAGGCCCTCAGTATGGCTTCGCTGCGAAG AATTTGTTCAGCGGGAGTTATACAGAGGAAGCCTGagttataa